tctctctctctctctcctccctccctccctccctccctccctccctccctccctccctcccatccctccctccctccctccctccctccctccctccctcctcctccctccctcccctccctcccctccctccctccctctccctctctgtgttcaATTTCATTGGTGGTCAGAGGACACCAGGAAACCACATGTTCTGGAAACTTCCTGtatgttgccatggcagcagtTGTTATTGTGCTGCCAACTGGATCTGTgtcagagcaggacagggaatTGTGTAATTTGGTTGTCTGAAAGGTACAGTAGGATTTTCAGGGCATTAAAATACTTTAGGGACCTCTAACGCCACCTGTTCAGTAGCTGATTGGTTGAGAGCACCTGGGGAAAGCTGATTGATTGGTCAGTGTCATGTGGCCGGTcttagtgtatacagttacagcACTTCCCCCTGTCTTCCACAAAACTAGATGTTGCTTacttaagcacacacacatccttgtatgggtgtgcgtgtgccagTGGAGACGCTtggagagggctgagagagtGATGGGATGCAGAACGTCACTGAAGGACAGACAGGAATGAACAgactgctctgccctgctctgccctgccatGCCCTGCCATGCCCTGCGATGCCCTGCTATGCCCTGCCATGCTCTGCCATGCTCTGCCATGCTCTGCCATGCTCTGCCATGCTCTGCCATTCAAATTCAGAGTCCCAGTCATAGTCATACTTATAGTCACATagtagtcagagagagagagagagagagagagagagagagagagagagagagggagggaggggagaatggaggggaggtagagagtcCCAAACCAGGAGAAAGaatgagggaaggaagggaacAAAACGGAGGACAAATGCTGCAGAGAAAGAGCTAGAGAACGTTGACATATCTGAAAGAcacggcgagagagagagagagagagagagagaaggagagggatgtcAGCACAGGGGTGTGCCCTCTAATATTTCAAATAGAGATCttcaaggaagtgtgtgtgtgtgtttgaaacggAGCGGAGAGCGAGGGACAAGTGAGTGCACGGCATCGTGGggactgtgtttttttttagcttCTAGATGTGGAACTTCCACAAGTGATCACCTGCCTCAGGAGTCAAGTGATCACCTGCCTCAGGAGTCAAGTGATCACCTGCCTCAGGAGTCAAGGGTCCAGGCAGGTAGGCtcagtgtgtgcgtctgtgtgtgtgtgtaaactgtaTACAGTACACTTGTACATCTTCATTGTCTTTTCAAATGCATGTGAGCTTTGTCTGTGTTTCAGAGGAGTGCATCGCAAGATAGGATGCCAAGTGAAAAATGTGTGTGATCAGAGCATGTGATCAGTGCATGTGATCAGTGCATGTGATCAGTGCATGTCAGCAGTGCATGTGATCAGTGCATGTGATCAGTGCATGTGAGCAGTGCATGTGATCAGTGCATGTCAGCAGTGCATGTGAGCAGTGCATGTGATCAGTGCATGTGATCAGTGCATGTCAGCAGTGCATGTGAGCAGTGCATGTGATCAGTGCATGTAAGCATGCACATAGTGGGTGGTTCAGAATGGAAGGTATGAgtggtcctgtctgtctgggctaTTTTAGACACCAAGCTGTTAGTAACAATGATTACACTTCCTCTGAAGTAGACAGACATTCCATGAAGGCAAAGGTTATGAAACATTGTcactacatgtgtgtatgtgtgtgtgtgtgtgtgtgtgtgtgtgtgtgtgtgtgtgtgtgtgtgtgtgtgtgtgtctgtctctgcagTCATGGtttcatttctctgtctctgttgcaAAAAACCAACAGGAAGTTAGACAGGAAatgagacaggaaaagagacaCTTCTCTAAAATGGTGTCACACATTCGGAACACCAAAATGGACTCAGATGACATGACACAACAGACTAAACCAATCAACATAAGTCGAAGATTTAAATGGACTGACCCAAGTCCAAAGACTCCTTGAACATCAGCGTCTGCCCTCATCTCAGCTGTGACAAGGCGGAGCCTACAGCCTATCACCTCCATCTTAACCTCACGGATGCTTACTGGTTATCGTCCATCTCACTTCCAGTTGTTATTACGGCAACCAGGTCGCCACCCTCCCGGCCGCTGGGTCCCACTGAGGGGGAAGCTGCAGATCAAACAGATGACATCATATCCTGTCAGCTCTGGAAGTCACAAGATGGTTGTCTCCCGTAAACGGATATCAATTATCAGAAGCAACAGTTCAGCAGTAGTTGACCCTTTAAAGTGCAACTGAAGTCGTTCATTTCAGTCTTGTCCTGCCCCTGTACAATTTCAAAAAATGCTCTCTGGTGAAAAGCTCTTCCTCAAATCATGCACAACCCCTCCCTGTGATATGTACCTCAAAAAGGCACTCTAATTTCATCAAAGGTTTTTGACCTCTTGGGGTAAATGAAAAATACAATCTAAATCAAAATAACATCACTGTTTTCTCCAGGGCATATATGTGAAAGCTAACATAGCATTACTTGAAAACAGGGCAACCAAAATACAATTGATTTGAAAAGCTTGAAATGGGGTCTTACACAAGCTGCGTGATGTGGCAATCATGCTAAACGTTAACTTTTACTTTTACTGACTTTACTGTAGAGCTTTGTTATTGTCTTAGAGTGGATATGTTGGAGTTAGCTGAGGTTGCATGATGATGAGGTCACAGTGTCCATAAAAAGGTTCCTCCAAGATGGggactgacctttgacccctgcgGTAGCTTGAGGAAACCATAACATCCAGCAGCACATCCACTCgctttctaacacacacacacacacactctctaccatTCACTCTAAACACACTCTCttgcatatacatacacacaatccctctctagcacacactcacaaacacacaccatttctaacacacacactcacaatcactTTCCAGCACACTTACAaactcacacatatacataaaCACAGGCGCTCACGTTCTATCATCTCACCAACACAGAACAAAGGAACCTTTGACTTGTCAAtaacccccccttcctctcctccctcatcctctcccttcctttcctctcccatcttctctcctcctcaccatccgtcctcatcctctccttccctgtgccaccacccccccccccccccgcccccctccagaGTAAACATGGCGGGCTTCAGCTACAAGGACGTGGCCTTGAGGAGCCAGAAGAAGCTCCTGAGCAACGTGGCATCCAAGTCTGTGGTGCAGCTCTTCATCGACGACACAAGCAGCGAGATCCTGGACCAGTTCTACCACGTCTCCAAGATACACTCTGGAAACAAGGAGGAGGCCAAGAAGGTGGTCAAAGAcctggtgaaggtgtgtgtgtgtgtgtgtgtgtgtgtaaggaggtgctgtgctgcaggtggtggtgaaggtgtgtgtgtgttaataaggaggtgctgtgctgcaggtggtggtgaaggtgtgtgtgttaataaggaggtgctgtgctgcaggtggtggtgaaggtgtgtgtgtgtgtgtgtgtgtgtgtgtgtgtgtgtgtgtgtgtgtgtgtgtgtgtgtgtgtgtgtgtgtgtgtgtgtgtgtgtgtgtgtgtgtgtgttaataaggaggtgctgtgctgcaggtggtggtgaaggtgtgtgttaaTAATGAGGTGCTGTGCTGCaggtggtggtgaaggtgggGGTCCTGTTCCGTCATCAGGCGTTCAGCCCGGAGGAGATGGCTCTGGCTCTGGAGTTCAAGAAGAAGATCCACCAAGGAGCCATGACGGCTATCAGCTTCCACGAGGTACACATATTAAAAacactttcctcttctctcttctcttctcctgtcttccATTcacgtctcctctccccttctctcctctactttctgtccttctcctcagctattccctcttctcctcccctcgtccctcctctcctcttctctcctctcttctcctgtctcctcctctcctctcttctcctgtctcctcctctcctctcttctcctgtctcctcctctcctctcttctcctgtctcctcctctcctctcttctcctgtctcctcctctcccctcttctcctgtctccttctctcctctcccctcctgaccGCTCGTCTCACCTTCAAgaggtgccataacttgtcccATTATTAGTTTGCACAAACAGTATTTGTTTGCAATAACTCCCCCTCAGGTGGAGTTCACATTCGACATGGCCGTGATGGAGGAGCTTCTGAACGGCTGTCAAGACCTCCTGCTGAGGCTGGTGGAGAAACACCTGACGGCCAAATCCCACGGACGCATCCGTCACGTGTTCAGCCACTACGCGGACCCAGGCCTGCTCACGCACCTGTTCGACCCGCAGGGGGCGCTGTGGCCCTGCCTCGCCCGGATCTGCACCGGACTCAACCtgctgatggaggaggggaagctatgaaggggggggggggggaggggggatgagaagggagaggaggacgacgacgacgaggggtgaggaggatgagggggatgagagggggaggaggatgaggaggggagtgatgaggacgagaaagggaggaggaggggaggtggaatcTGAGATGGGGAGGGAAAGGAGTAAAGGTAAAAAAGAAGAGGGCGATAgaaagacaggaggggggaaggaggaggagaagaatgagagagggaaccAAAACGTTTGATGAGAGGGGGTGTTGAGATGAGGAACAGAGAAGAGGGCCTCAGAAATCAAATCAAAAAGGATGAGGAGccaagaggaggacagggggaagagcaggtggaagaagaggaagtcACATTGTCACTTCGCAACGGAGAACGTTCTGGAAAGACCTCGTCCGTTGCCCTGAGCACCAGAACAGACAGCAAGAACTGAGGATGACTGCAGTACTGTTAATGTGTTGTGATAGGTGTATAGGGAAGGGTCAGGCTAGGATGTGTACATTTAAATTATAGAGCATTTTATTGTGAAGGCAGGTTGGAAACCCTCCTTTACATCACTTTGGatcaaagtgtctgctaaatgaacacattgcaCATTGATAATAGGAGATGTAATGGGTCAGTTGTAAAGCAATGAACTGCAGGTCGAGGGtacattgttttcttgttacatTATAATAAACATAGGTGTACAACTTCTTACAAACATCCACCTTGGACATAATAGGTGTGTATGTAAGCGGACTTTGCTTCTAATGACCATCCAATGTTCTATTTGTTATCAAGCTCTTGTTGTGATGCGCCAGGTTCATATATGGTGAGTCGATGTTGCCACCTAGTGGACAGGATGGGATATTACATCTTTGTGTTGCATGTGTTTACAAGGGTGCCAAAAAGTGTCTTTCTGCCAAAAACGGATTCCCGTCCGTCGATCCGCGGCAAAAAAATAATTTAGGGCACAGAGCAGGTAAAATAATGCAGTCAGAAGAATAGTTATTTAAAAGATTGATTCATTTCATCCATTAATCTTGTTAATAACTGTCTAGTCTCCAAGAATGTAGGCCTAAACAAGGATGTTAGACATATAcctaaacattggacaaaataTTTCCATCAACATAAAGttatatgtatgtgcatgttcTGACTGTCTGATCCAGATAAACTGGGCGATAGTAGCTTCCACAGACGGGAATCCATTTTTGTCTGAAAGTCCTTTTTTGGTAGGCACCTGCTAAAGAAATGTGCGTTCATGTCCAATAAAATCTTGAATAAAATTACCAGTTACTGTTTAAAGACATTACATAGGCCTTCGAACGAATGATTATTTGTGTCTGTAAATTGTGTGTGGGCCTTTGGGTAGGGCAAATATTATTCTTAGAATacaattaaaatatttaaattcGTGTCGGGAGTTGGTAGAGCAAGACAAATCTGTTTTCGGGAGAAAAGCCCATTTAAGTCTAATAGACGTCGGCGTCGCTAGCAAATTAACATTAACGGCTTCGTTTGTAGCTAATTGATTTctggtattttttttattgggaTTAAATCCCTGAAGAGACATTTTCAAGACTGAATTCTGTGTGAGCTCaaattcctcctcttcctttcaacCTACGCCTTCTCCTCTCCAATACCCCCATTGCCCTTCACTTACCACTCCTcataccctcctcctcttccccctttccTTCTTCACATCCTCCTTTCCACCATCCCATCCCCTCTTCTCAACATTCACCTATGCAGCCCATAAGGGGCTGTCATTAGACCAAAATGAAGTAGGCCTGTCATATGCCTATAGTGTCTTGCAGCCTACTTCAAACCACTTTTACTCCACAGACTGGGACCCTCCAACCCTAATCAGGGAAAGCTTCCATCttgcgttttttttttgtccaaacAACCCAACCATCCATCTCATCAACCAgctaattattagaatcaggtgttcTAAATTCGATTTAAGAGCACAGCTCCCGGGGGAGGAACAGCTGTTCTCCGGGAACAGGGCTAACTAACCGCTATCCAGGAACAGGTCTATGACAGGATAGATTGTATGAAGAGGACTAACAGGAACAGGACTAACAAGATAACTCTCCAGGAACTGgctggtctgtgtggtggttcaATAGCCTACGGGCCGTCGTTGATGCGTTGGTTTCTCTCacttactgtagcctactagCCTTTCTGAGAAAGTTTCTCTGTTGGCGAGTGACACAGCTGAGTCTGACGTTATAGCGAGAGAGATCGGAATCTGACGCTGGCTCCTCCGTAATGACAGAGTTGTCAGTCCCACAGTTTGAACACCGCCCTAATGGCAGGTTGGTTATCTAGCTGAGTCAAAATCATTAGCTTCACTTCTGGGGgattacagtaggctacacttGCGAGAGTTGAACTGTATTCAGAGGTCTCCAAGCGTGTTAGTTCGTATTGGACCAACACAGCTATATCTAGTCCTAGGCTATTCTGTGCACATAGGTTGAGTAAAAAGATTTTTAAGTAATCATACATTTTTTTATCATCATCCCCACCATCTTCTTCATCACCATAATCGTCACTACTACCACAACACTGTCCAACCTCGTCATTACTATAGTAACTGGTTGCTATGAGAGACTAGCTGCCTGTCCGTGCTTGTCAAAAGGGCTCGGAGCGCACGAGGATCGGAGGGGGAGCGCGAGAAGGGACAGAGCAGAGCCCTGTCGTCATTTCTCAAACCAAGATCGAAAGACGCGAAGTTTGTGACTCTGGAGACTGTCCGTGTCTTTTGTCGCTTGTAAGAGTTTTAGAGTGATAGTGAATACGATATCAGTTTACAGCTTTAGCCACTGCGCGCGGGTATCTCCATGAGGGCGCGCGAACAACAAGTCAGCGTACCGCGTCTTGCAGTTATAGCGCATACGATGCAACGAGTGATCTCCTCCCTCAGGTAAGTGTTGTGATAATGATCCATCTTAAAACCAGAAGTGtgattaattttttttttttattgggttGGATAAGTTAGAAATTATTATGGTCATGTCAGGGGGTAGCAATAGTTTTTATTGAAGGTTTTACATTGATTACAAGGAGTGTTGATCTCACTCATTCAGTAACTTATATCCTTTGATCGTAGCATCAGTTTTTGTGCAGTGTCTAAATGAAATTAAGGCGTGTATTTGAACGGGGTGGACAGAAAATTAGCCATCTTGCCGCTAGAGTCAGGTACACAGTGTTCATGGTCAGAGAAGACAGAAAGTGTAGAAATGTTCAGCTCTGTTGCTAGTGTGGCTGCATGGTTGTGATCTTGGACAGCTACAGGGTGTCATGTCCACATTAAAACCAATTACCACAGTCGGGCAGGCAAGGAAATACACCTGTACCAGTTTTAGATAACAGAGGCCCGGACAAATTGAGCGTGTTTGtgtaagcgtgcgtgtgtgtgtgtgtgtgtgtgtgtgtgtgtgtgtgtgtgtgtgaaagagagataagAGGAGGTTGTGTAGGCTACAGCAGTGGTGAGCAATGGGTTTCATAAGACATGGTCGGTCCCTCATGTGTTGTGAAGCAAAGCACCAAGACTCATTCAACAGCAATGGAATGTGGTAGATTGCCTTTCCAGTAGGAGGGAGATGGTGGACCAGGGCAGGGGGTGAGTCAGAGTTGGGGTTGAGAGATGATGGACCAGGGCAGGGGGGGTCGCATCTGGGGGAGGACAGTgtgtgggcagggggggggggggtgctagtCATGGGGAACATGCATGCTGGCATAGCTGTGAAGAACAGAAAACTGCCAATGCTATCACTCCCAGCTGGAATCAAACATGACTAGATTCTAGAATCCCTCACACACCAGGCGCTAAAATCATCCAGATACCAGGTTCTACAATCTTCCAGAAATCATGTTCAGAATCCCTCAGATAACTGGTTTTAGAATCCTAAAGAGACCATATTCTAGAACTCCCCAGGTTCCAGAACCCCCCCCAGATCAAACAAAGGAACCAAGAGCCACAGCCACAACCCTGGGTTACATCACGTCTCATCCAGCGGCCTCCTAGCCCCCCTGCGCTGACCCTGTCACCTTGCCCCTCGTGTGTCATCCTAAGTGACAGCAGCCATTACTGAGCAGACACAGACCACTGCAGGAGATCAATAACTATTATGACCAGCTAATGGCATGAAGCACTGTATCTGTAAACATgcacttgtgcacacacacacacacacacacacacacacaaacacacacaaatcccctCCGTCTCCAGGGGTCAGCCTGCTCTGATAGCTAAGGTTAACAGACAGTCAAGCAGTCACCAACAGCTCATTAGTCACCAGACAGTTAACCCAAGGAACGGAGGGataaggaaggaagaaaagaaaggaggagaggatggagagaagaatGAGATGATGGGCAGAACAGAAGGGTGAGAGTCGGAGGgcgggcggagggagagaggcaagtGGGGGAGGAGCAAAAGGGGGATGTGGATTTGACCTGCAAGGCTGGTTtatcctagcctggtcctaaccagaccctcgtacatttcatttgtacagagggtctgggatcgctccatcgacaagcgttaacttccttgaaggcgggtactctgtggaactattggatctgcccagagccactctgatcggggggggggggggggggggggcgaccatgtagagacataaattacatgccgtcgtgtaaataagatagtaacataaggccatttggtttgtttacagattttctcgattggttacacacattttctgaatgcatacctcatactctcagaactctacacacaaataaaaaaaaacacacacagaatgggcaaaacccctcacatctcctgcaaaattaaacttaacattcaaaacaatgttatttaatctcaaaatggtattttgttttcaaatgacaaacacaaaccatcatatgaatagacatttataagaaccatttgaacactgatgtgctcaatgtaaaacactatgatgaatggaaaactcttcttcttcattcatcatagtgagttaggcctttttttgttcagtgttacacttactacagacagtacatacataagtgtgttgtaaaatatttgaaaatattgtttttatgctcagaacacagaaatacactgtaacaaatatattttacgtattcttcccagaaaaacaatgtacacagtgtacatcccaaccaacacaaagttgcacatacagcggtctacatacaaaacaacagaataatttactgtatagtgtatacagttacattgttatttttctttgtatttgccgtaatgttatggcgttattttctaggaccatgttcatgatttcagtttcctgttcaggacacagaagacgttcccgaccaccttgtgttggtaatctttcagttctgccaaacaaatagtaaaatactgtaaatactgtgtaggaatactaagtaggaatacattttccaaatacttgaaacatactttatttttagtcatacagaacagtccacaggcaatactgtactactgtactcattgagtactgtattgatatgcagtaggcctacgacaattttgtagtgagagtagatttcttacctattctcatttcggaaagtccggatgatggatgctacagtgtacctgctcaaatttggctgtattctttgcccagcctccctcattgttagaccatggttgaccacatggtcaaccaaagcggctcggatgtcgtcagagattatggtccttggccttcctcatcctcgtcttccccgtcctcctcctcttactctcactcctctgcctctgtttccaatgttggcatccattgctcaaaaacagaagaggtcacctgttgcccttttatgctaaagctctgattgctaattgtaaaactgtgtgacaggtgtttgtccatgcgatgagtcagtgtgcgtatttgaatggcagtgtgttctttgtgaaaacaaaagattttcttcatgaaaattgtgccaaatgcagagaattgtgtgtagtgttttgaaaaaagtgtgttttagaactgcaatttgagtgtaaagcaggaattgtgcttgtagttttgcagaattggttcatggggttggtgcatgagttacatgttgtggtcattgtgtctcaagtaccagtatttgtgtgtaaacaattgagaaaaactgtaataaaagagcaagctatagacctgttttataggaaaggtaaccttaaaggtgacatgacatgaaaacttcactttaggaggttatttaacattaatatgagttcaaAAGGCTAaaatgctctgtttgaaaatctcctccttgtgacgtcacaaggaggaaggttacctcccctctctctgctttgcccgcccagagaatctggcccgcccataagaaactgagctacgaccgtgcaagtgtttttatcctctaGAGACATCGTGGCttttgcaaacgaacgaagcattacatttgctcagtttggatgtacaaaggaaaacaaaaatctttttacagttccttcatccgagcctctgaagacccagtgtcttaattttattttctctggaaatgcgcctacacaacttctgttgtaggcgcatttgttttgtatgtctgcgccaaacacttcagccacgactgtttcctcaacttgagctaatacaaaactggccttgctgaaattaaattctggatcagtactaactctccttcgtccagctactaacctcagACAAGTAaattaactaacgctatatcattttgtagctttactgtatatggttacctatcttgctacccttagaatgtggctgtaacattagctctgcagctaaaagTTGCCGTTGTGGGGGCGGgccgcccccctaatataattgtaggggaaacactgaccactactgtaacggagctagctgtctagctggaaaatcaaactttacccgaaccccgtggggaggagggccacaacatcatggccaccaaaaaAACTtaaacttttggatattcggcagcgttgccacaacggaccgaatggcttcgctcgcatctttctccgccgccattactgaactacaactcaaactagtgcacaacatcaacgtcatctttctcagccactccctctgttcgctgattggccctacaaaaagttgatttgagaaaACCGACTTATGTGCCGAATTCCCAGagctagtacagaagcaaaatctaaattgagcggaagtacgtaggagggcagagccaggctaggtttACACTGGTTATatcgagtcaggtggctgagcggttagggactcaggctagtaatctgaaggttgccagttcgattcccggccgtgcaaaatgacgttgtgtccttgggcaaggcacttcaccctacttgcctcgggggaatgtccctgtactaactgtaagtcgctctggataagagcgtctgctaaatgactaaatgtaaatatcgaCATGTTGGTCAACAATAAAGAACCGCATAATGTAATCGGTTGCAACACTGTTTAATTCATACCCAAGAGCGACGTTCTAAAAGGTGTTCTTGTTTGCCACATGCTAGACATTCGTCTAGCATGTGgcaaacaaaaagtattgaactTGGATGGCGTCATCGAGGCCATTGCCGTGGTTACTTTA
Above is a window of Osmerus mordax isolate fOsmMor3 chromosome 18, fOsmMor3.pri, whole genome shotgun sequence DNA encoding:
- the LOC136962318 gene encoding tumor necrosis factor alpha-induced protein 8-like protein 2 encodes the protein MAGFSYKDVALRSQKKLLSNVASKSVVQLFIDDTSSEILDQFYHVSKIHSGNKEEAKKVVKDLVKVVVKVGVLFRHQAFSPEEMALALEFKKKIHQGAMTAISFHEVEFTFDMAVMEELLNGCQDLLLRLVEKHLTAKSHGRIRHVFSHYADPGLLTHLFDPQGALWPCLARICTGLNLLMEEGKL